From Motilibacter peucedani, the proteins below share one genomic window:
- a CDS encoding PadR family transcriptional regulator, which yields MAAKRTGVLELAVLGLLHEGPMHGYELRKRINLLLGTFRAFSYGSLYPALRTMLEAGWIAQESPDDPDAAPATAGKRARIVYKITAEGKEEFQHLLADAGPDAWEDERFGVHLAFFSHADAATRLRVLEGRRSRLEERREKFRTSLVRTRERLDTYTLALQNHGLDSVEREVRWLGELIDDERAIGSSAPRAPRAAHDNDNDVAGPSGTQQP from the coding sequence GTGGCAGCCAAGCGCACCGGCGTGCTCGAGCTCGCGGTCCTCGGCCTGCTCCACGAGGGTCCGATGCACGGCTACGAGCTGCGCAAGCGGATCAACCTGCTGCTCGGCACCTTCCGGGCCTTCTCCTACGGCTCGCTCTACCCGGCCCTGCGCACCATGCTCGAGGCCGGCTGGATCGCCCAGGAGAGCCCGGACGACCCGGACGCCGCCCCGGCCACGGCCGGCAAGCGCGCCCGGATCGTCTACAAGATCACCGCTGAGGGCAAGGAGGAGTTCCAGCACCTCCTCGCCGACGCGGGACCGGACGCGTGGGAGGACGAGCGCTTCGGCGTCCACCTCGCGTTCTTCAGCCACGCGGACGCGGCGACGCGGCTGCGGGTGCTCGAGGGCCGTCGGTCACGGCTCGAGGAGCGGCGGGAGAAGTTCCGCACGTCCCTCGTCCGCACGCGCGAGCGCCTCGACACCTACACCCTCGCGCTGCAGAACCACGGGCTCGACTCGGTCGAGCGCGAGGTCCGCTGGCTCGGCGAGCTCATCGACGACGAGCGCGCCATCGGCAGCAGTGCCCCCCGGGCTCCGCGTGCCGCCCATGACAACGACAACGACGTGGCCGGCCCGTCCGGCACGCAACAACCGTGA
- the murJ gene encoding murein biosynthesis integral membrane protein MurJ, with product MSLVKSSSLLAVGTVASRVLGLVRSLVLTYAIGTRLVGDTFAVANTVPNMIYLLLVGGVINAVFVPQLVRAAKNDEDGGKAYTDRLLTLTGIALLVLTVVATVAAPLVIRLTYHNDVSGRPLSVLFAYWCLPQIFFYGVYTVLGQVLNSRGVFGPMMWAPIVNNVVAIAVGLLLVRADIEPGRAGSVSHGEAAFLGLGTTLGVVAQAVVLLPYLRAAGYRFTPRTDFRGYGLGKAATLAKWTIGFVLVNQAAYLVVVALAGSAGDQFGTSRGVGINAYQNAYLFFILPHSVITVSLVTVLLPTMSAAAAEGRTGRVREMLSQALRLVGVAIVPSAAGLMLLGETAGAALFGHGANGRADGTYIGIVLAVFAAGLVPFACHHVLLRSFYAYEDTRTPFLIACVVSACNAALALAVTPLLSAEWRTVGLAGVYAVTYWVALAVTATLARRRLGGLDERRVVRTYVRLVLAAVVGGLLGLTVLLGLRRLLGDALGPEVLSGAVAGLVLLLGYLWACARMRVREVGELVGSLRR from the coding sequence GTGAGCCTCGTCAAGTCGAGCAGTCTGCTGGCGGTCGGCACCGTCGCCTCGCGCGTGCTGGGGCTGGTGCGCTCGCTCGTGCTGACCTACGCGATCGGCACCCGGCTGGTCGGCGACACCTTCGCGGTGGCCAACACCGTGCCCAACATGATCTACCTGCTGCTGGTCGGCGGGGTGATCAACGCGGTGTTCGTGCCGCAGCTGGTGCGCGCGGCCAAGAACGACGAGGACGGCGGCAAGGCCTACACCGACCGGCTGCTCACGCTGACCGGGATCGCGCTGCTCGTGCTGACCGTCGTGGCGACGGTGGCCGCGCCGCTGGTGATCCGGCTGACCTACCACAACGACGTCAGCGGGCGGCCGCTGTCGGTGCTGTTCGCCTACTGGTGCCTGCCGCAGATCTTCTTCTACGGCGTCTACACCGTGCTCGGCCAGGTGCTCAACAGCCGCGGGGTGTTCGGCCCGATGATGTGGGCGCCCATCGTCAACAACGTGGTCGCCATCGCGGTCGGGCTGCTGCTCGTGCGCGCCGACATCGAGCCCGGCCGGGCGGGCAGCGTCTCGCACGGCGAGGCGGCGTTCCTCGGCCTCGGCACGACGCTCGGCGTCGTGGCGCAGGCGGTCGTGCTGCTGCCCTACCTGCGCGCCGCCGGCTACCGCTTCACCCCGCGCACCGACTTCCGCGGCTACGGCCTCGGCAAGGCGGCGACGCTCGCGAAGTGGACGATCGGGTTCGTGCTGGTCAACCAGGCGGCCTACCTAGTGGTCGTGGCGCTGGCCGGCTCGGCGGGCGACCAGTTCGGCACGTCGCGCGGCGTGGGCATCAACGCCTACCAGAACGCGTACCTCTTCTTCATCCTCCCGCACTCGGTGATCACCGTGTCGCTCGTGACCGTGCTGCTGCCGACGATGTCGGCCGCAGCCGCCGAGGGCCGCACCGGCCGGGTGCGCGAGATGCTCTCGCAGGCCCTGCGCCTGGTCGGCGTCGCGATCGTCCCTTCGGCGGCGGGCCTGATGCTGCTCGGCGAGACCGCCGGTGCCGCGCTGTTCGGGCACGGCGCCAACGGCCGCGCCGACGGCACCTACATCGGCATCGTGCTCGCGGTCTTCGCAGCCGGGCTGGTGCCCTTCGCCTGCCACCACGTGCTGCTGCGCTCGTTCTATGCCTACGAGGACACCCGCACCCCGTTCCTCATCGCCTGCGTCGTCTCGGCCTGCAACGCGGCGCTGGCCCTCGCGGTCACCCCGCTGCTGTCCGCCGAGTGGCGCACCGTCGGCCTGGCCGGGGTCTACGCGGTGACCTACTGGGTGGCGCTCGCGGTGACCGCGACGCTCGCGCGCCGGCGCCTCGGCGGCCTCGACGAGCGCCGCGTCGTGCGCACCTACGTACGCCTGGTGCTCGCCGCCGTCGTCGGCGGCCTGCTCGGCCTCACCGTCCTGCTCGGGCTGCGGCGGCTGCTCGGCGACGCGCTCGGCCCCGAGGTGCTCTCGGGCGCGGTGGCCGGGCTCGTGCTGCTGCTCGGCTACCTCTGGGCGTGCGCGCGGATGCGGGTGCGCGAGGTGGGCGAACTGGTGGGCAGCCTCCGCCGTTAG
- a CDS encoding inositol-3-phosphate synthase, whose product MGSVRVAIVGVGNCASSLIQGVEYYKDADASSRVPGLMHVQFGPYHVSDIEFVAAFDVDAKKVGQDLSDAIASSENNTIKFADVPPTGVIVQRGHTHDGLGKYYRETITESDDAPVDIVQVLKDQRVDVLVSYLPVGSEVADKFYAQCAIDAKVAFVNALPVFIASDPEWAAKFTEAGVPIVGDDIKSQVGATITHRVLAKLFEDRGVQLDRTYQLNVGGNMDFKNMLERDRLESKKISKTQAVTSNLQHELGARNVHIGPSDYVQWLDDRKWAYVRLEGRAFGDVPLNLEYKLEVWDSPNSAGIIIDAVRAAKIAKDRGIGGPILSAASYFMKSPPVQYADDLAKQNVEAFIRGDVER is encoded by the coding sequence ATGGGTTCCGTTCGCGTAGCAATCGTCGGAGTGGGCAACTGCGCCTCCTCCCTCATCCAGGGCGTCGAGTACTACAAGGACGCCGACGCCTCCAGCCGCGTCCCCGGCCTGATGCACGTCCAGTTCGGGCCCTACCACGTCAGCGACATCGAGTTCGTCGCCGCGTTCGACGTGGACGCCAAGAAGGTCGGCCAGGACCTCTCCGACGCGATCGCATCGTCGGAGAACAACACGATCAAGTTCGCCGACGTGCCGCCCACCGGCGTCATCGTGCAGCGCGGCCACACCCACGACGGGCTCGGCAAGTACTACCGCGAGACCATCACCGAGTCCGACGACGCCCCCGTCGACATCGTGCAGGTGCTCAAGGACCAGCGCGTCGACGTCCTCGTGTCCTACCTCCCGGTGGGCTCCGAGGTGGCCGACAAGTTCTACGCGCAGTGCGCCATCGACGCGAAGGTCGCCTTCGTCAACGCCCTGCCGGTCTTCATCGCCTCCGACCCCGAGTGGGCGGCCAAGTTCACCGAGGCCGGCGTCCCGATCGTCGGCGACGACATCAAGAGCCAGGTCGGCGCGACCATCACGCACCGCGTGCTGGCCAAGCTGTTCGAGGACCGGGGCGTGCAGCTCGACCGCACGTACCAGCTCAACGTCGGCGGCAACATGGACTTCAAGAACATGCTCGAGCGCGACCGCCTCGAGTCGAAGAAGATCTCCAAGACCCAGGCCGTCACGAGCAACCTGCAGCACGAGCTCGGTGCCCGCAACGTGCACATCGGCCCGTCGGACTACGTCCAGTGGCTCGACGACCGCAAGTGGGCCTACGTCCGCCTCGAGGGCCGCGCGTTCGGCGACGTCCCGCTGAACCTCGAGTACAAGCTCGAGGTCTGGGACAGCCCGAACTCGGCCGGCATCATCATCGACGCGGTCCGCGCTGCCAAGATCGCCAAGGACCGCGGCATCGGCGGCCCGATCCTCTCGGCGGCGTCCTACTTCATGAAGTCCCCGCCCGTGCAGTACGCGGACGACCTCGCGAAGCAGAACGTCGAGGCCTTCATCCGCGGCGACGTCGAGCGCTAG
- a CDS encoding DUF5318 family protein, producing MQARTRDVVDYALQRRAALAALATGRASREEVCDAQPYLRRAAVHLGELTDRLCPVCRREQLLQLVYVYGDELGQFSGRIRKAADLPEIAATSGDVKVYVVEVCAGPPVVPGVPRIDRGLDGRRDFRRPARTRQRGCGWNALVLSYVVGDGVPRRPPRRRPTIEDEL from the coding sequence GTGCAGGCGCGCACCCGCGACGTGGTCGACTACGCGCTCCAGCGCAGGGCCGCGCTGGCTGCGCTGGCCACCGGGCGCGCCTCGCGCGAGGAGGTCTGCGACGCCCAGCCCTACCTCCGCAGGGCTGCCGTGCACCTGGGCGAGCTGACCGACCGGCTCTGCCCGGTGTGCCGGCGCGAGCAGCTGCTGCAGCTGGTCTACGTCTACGGTGACGAGCTGGGGCAGTTCTCCGGGCGCATCCGCAAGGCGGCCGACCTGCCGGAGATCGCGGCCACGAGCGGCGACGTGAAGGTCTACGTCGTCGAGGTGTGCGCCGGCCCGCCGGTGGTGCCCGGGGTGCCCCGCATCGACCGCGGGCTCGACGGTCGCCGCGACTTCCGGCGGCCCGCACGCACGCGGCAACGAGGCTGCGGATGGAACGCACTGGTCCTGTCGTACGTCGTGGGCGACGGGGTCCCGAGACGCCCACCGCGGCGCCGACCGACGATCGAGGACGAGCTTTGA
- a CDS encoding NUDIX hydrolase: protein MGQMRAALIGRLDRRGRLLWSLPKGHIEAGETTEDAAIREVEEETGIRGRVVAPLGTVDFWFVAEDRRVHKTVHHFLLEASGGELSDADVEVTEVAWVPIDQLRERLAYDGERRLVDTARRMLSDTA, encoded by the coding sequence ATGGGGCAGATGCGCGCCGCGCTGATCGGCCGGCTCGACCGGCGGGGCCGGCTGCTGTGGTCGCTGCCCAAGGGCCACATCGAGGCCGGCGAGACGACCGAGGACGCCGCGATCCGCGAGGTCGAGGAGGAGACCGGCATCCGCGGGCGCGTCGTGGCGCCGCTGGGCACCGTCGACTTCTGGTTCGTCGCGGAGGACCGGCGCGTCCACAAGACCGTGCACCACTTCCTGCTCGAGGCCTCCGGCGGCGAGCTCTCCGACGCCGACGTCGAGGTGACCGAGGTCGCCTGGGTGCCGATCGACCAGCTCCGCGAGCGGCTCGCCTACGACGGGGAGCGCCGGCTGGTCGACACCGCCCGGCGGATGCTCTCGGACACGGCGTGA
- a CDS encoding DUF6049 family protein, giving the protein MTRGRLRTCALVLLVALPCLAGALGPAAAAAPTPAPSSAVPAPGDPTGGPATVALSSLSPQVARPGTDVVVTGVVTAAEPLEDVTVRVWVRRSVTVRAQLQNAVESTSPEGTPGTLVDVSASLAAGASHRFRVVLPAAAVSGGPDVGVRVLSLDVRADDPDGGTRRVALDKTFLPWVPAANEERATKLAVVWPLHDEPHRTADDVFVDDSLAREVAADGRLRTLLDASQGWTLALDPMLAEDLAEMARPTGYLVATATGSTRRPRSAAAADVLAALRARAAQPGAVTLLPYGDVDVAALVAARREADLKAAVARARAVASTVLGASLAVRVGLPQGEGWTARQVAALDRAGVHTVVLPGSWVPADPDASSTPSARTDVRLGDGVSSPALLSDTALTGLLTGTSRRADALARFLAETAMHTAELPGRPRALVVVLPRDWVPVSAGYARALHATLAAADWVVPSSLAPLAAEPATDEREADVPSGTVSASLSRSYLTSVAAHATAGTQFSTVLATTKRATALAAAYAAERLRLESVVATQDGATLLDRSERALRAREAQVRVVTNGHITVPGGSSFPLTVRNDLDQDVRVAVAFSKSGRVSVQTTKVVRVPAGKATRVSVQTRASANGPADITMQLITPRGKLFGDAQPLRLRVRGAGGPAKAVVALAGVVFLFAAGARIVRRRRPGTDSPHPEGTSPA; this is encoded by the coding sequence GTGACGCGCGGGCGACTCCGCACCTGCGCCCTCGTCCTGCTCGTGGCCCTGCCCTGCCTGGCGGGCGCGCTGGGCCCGGCGGCCGCGGCCGCGCCCACGCCGGCACCGTCGAGCGCGGTCCCCGCGCCCGGGGACCCGACGGGGGGCCCGGCCACCGTGGCGCTGTCGAGCCTCAGCCCCCAGGTCGCGCGGCCCGGCACCGACGTGGTCGTCACCGGGGTGGTCACCGCGGCCGAGCCGCTCGAGGACGTGACCGTGCGCGTGTGGGTGCGCCGCTCGGTCACCGTGCGGGCCCAGCTCCAGAACGCCGTGGAGTCGACCTCGCCCGAGGGGACGCCGGGCACCCTGGTCGACGTGTCGGCGAGCCTCGCCGCGGGTGCGTCGCACCGGTTCCGCGTCGTCCTGCCCGCCGCCGCCGTGTCGGGCGGCCCGGACGTCGGCGTGCGCGTCCTCTCCCTCGACGTGCGCGCCGACGACCCCGATGGCGGCACCCGCCGCGTCGCGCTGGACAAGACCTTCCTGCCCTGGGTCCCGGCCGCGAACGAGGAGCGCGCCACCAAGCTGGCCGTCGTCTGGCCGCTGCACGACGAGCCCCACCGCACGGCCGACGACGTCTTCGTCGACGACAGCCTCGCCCGTGAGGTCGCCGCGGACGGCCGGCTCCGCACGCTGCTCGACGCCTCGCAGGGCTGGACCCTCGCGCTCGACCCGATGCTCGCGGAGGACCTCGCCGAGATGGCGCGGCCCACCGGCTACCTCGTCGCGACGGCCACCGGCAGCACCCGGCGCCCGCGCAGCGCCGCCGCGGCCGACGTGCTCGCTGCCCTGCGGGCCCGGGCCGCGCAGCCCGGGGCGGTGACGCTGCTCCCCTACGGCGACGTCGACGTGGCCGCGCTGGTCGCCGCCCGGCGGGAGGCCGACCTCAAGGCCGCGGTCGCCAGGGCGCGCGCCGTCGCCTCCACCGTGCTCGGCGCCTCGCTCGCCGTGCGGGTCGGACTGCCGCAGGGCGAGGGCTGGACGGCGCGGCAGGTCGCCGCGCTCGACCGGGCCGGCGTCCACACCGTCGTGCTTCCCGGCAGCTGGGTGCCCGCCGACCCCGACGCGAGCTCCACGCCCTCCGCCCGCACCGACGTGCGCCTCGGCGACGGCGTGTCGAGCCCGGCCCTGCTCTCCGACACCGCGCTGACCGGGCTGCTCACCGGCACCTCACGGCGCGCCGACGCCCTCGCCCGCTTCCTCGCCGAGACCGCGATGCACACCGCCGAGCTGCCCGGCCGGCCGCGGGCCCTGGTCGTCGTGCTGCCCCGCGACTGGGTGCCGGTCAGCGCGGGCTACGCCCGGGCGCTGCACGCGACGCTGGCGGCCGCCGACTGGGTGGTGCCCAGCTCGCTCGCCCCGCTGGCGGCCGAGCCGGCGACCGACGAGCGCGAGGCCGACGTGCCCTCCGGCACCGTCTCGGCGTCCCTGAGCCGCAGCTACCTCACCTCGGTGGCCGCGCACGCCACCGCCGGCACGCAGTTCTCCACCGTGCTGGCGACGACCAAGCGCGCCACGGCGCTCGCCGCCGCGTACGCCGCGGAGCGCCTGCGCCTCGAGTCGGTCGTCGCGACGCAGGACGGCGCCACGCTCCTCGACCGTTCGGAGCGCGCGCTGCGCGCCCGCGAGGCGCAGGTGCGCGTCGTGACCAACGGGCACATCACGGTGCCCGGCGGGTCGAGCTTCCCGCTGACCGTGCGCAACGACCTCGACCAGGACGTACGCGTCGCCGTGGCGTTCTCGAAGTCCGGCCGCGTCTCGGTGCAGACCACCAAGGTCGTGCGCGTGCCAGCGGGCAAGGCGACCCGCGTCTCGGTGCAGACCAGGGCGAGCGCCAACGGTCCCGCCGACATCACGATGCAGCTGATCACCCCGCGCGGGAAGCTCTTCGGCGACGCGCAGCCGCTGCGGCTCCGGGTCAGAGGAGCCGGGGGGCCCGCCAAGGCGGTCGTCGCGCTCGCCGGAGTCGTCTTCCTCTTCGCCGCGGGAGCCCGCATCGTGCGCCGCCGGCGACCCGGCACCGACTCGCCCCACCCCGAAGGGACCTCTCCCGCGTGA
- a CDS encoding LLM class F420-dependent oxidoreductase — protein sequence MEIALHVMDFTPFGPPEGIASGLAATAQAAEQAGFRTLTLMDHWFQMDGTAPATDPMLEGYTTLGFLAGQTESIQLGLLVTGVTYRHPGLLAKTLATLDVLSGGRAVLGIGAAWYEREHLGLGVPFPPVAERFERLEETLRICRQMWSADDGPFEGEHYSLAETICQPQPLQAGGPPIVVGGMGERKTLRLVAQYASACNLFDAGPDVLAAKTAVLHQHCEDVGRDPASVAKTVVSGIDPLADPDAFVARMRAYAQLGVSTVWVSSRAAGLPAWVQRVGETVVPRLAEL from the coding sequence ATGGAGATCGCCCTGCACGTCATGGACTTCACGCCGTTCGGCCCGCCGGAGGGCATCGCCTCCGGCCTGGCGGCGACCGCGCAGGCCGCCGAGCAGGCCGGCTTCCGCACCCTGACGCTCATGGACCACTGGTTCCAGATGGACGGCACGGCGCCGGCGACCGACCCCATGCTCGAGGGCTACACGACCCTCGGCTTCCTCGCCGGGCAGACGGAGAGCATCCAGCTCGGGCTGCTCGTCACCGGCGTGACCTACCGCCACCCCGGGCTGCTGGCCAAGACGCTGGCGACGCTGGACGTCCTGTCGGGCGGCCGGGCGGTGCTGGGGATCGGTGCCGCGTGGTACGAGCGCGAGCACCTCGGCCTCGGGGTGCCGTTCCCGCCGGTCGCCGAGCGCTTCGAGCGCCTCGAGGAGACGCTGCGGATCTGCCGGCAGATGTGGAGCGCCGACGACGGGCCGTTCGAGGGGGAGCACTACTCGCTGGCGGAGACGATCTGCCAGCCGCAGCCGCTCCAGGCGGGCGGGCCGCCGATCGTCGTCGGGGGGATGGGCGAGCGCAAGACGCTGCGTCTGGTCGCGCAGTACGCCAGCGCCTGCAACCTGTTCGACGCCGGCCCCGACGTGCTGGCCGCCAAGACCGCCGTGCTGCACCAGCACTGCGAGGACGTCGGCCGCGACCCGGCCTCGGTCGCGAAGACGGTCGTGTCGGGGATCGACCCCCTGGCCGACCCCGACGCCTTCGTGGCGCGGATGCGGGCCTACGCCCAGCTCGGCGTCAGCACGGTCTGGGTCAGCTCGCGCGCAGCGGGGCTGCCCGCCTGGGTGCAGCGGGTCGGGGAGACCGTGGTGCCGAGGCTCGCGGAGCTCTGA
- a CDS encoding CCA tRNA nucleotidyltransferase has translation MPVAASSPPPPEPSDPSAVRRRAVAELLRATPVTEDLGRRFAAAGHELALVGGSVRDALLGRLGTDLDFTTDARPEQILALVRPWADAVWDVGIAFGTVGARKDGWDCEITTYRAEKYDRESRKPEVSFGDSLEDDLRRRDFRVNAMAVALPGTTFVDPFDGFADVAERILRTPGTPEESFDDDPLRMMRAARFASQIGFVPANDVVAAMTAMSDRLSIVSAERVQAELTKLLLGDRPRLGLGLMVETGLADQVLPELPALALEIDEHHRHKDVYEHTLTVLEQAIALEGSLPGGGPDLVLRLAALLHDIGKPRTRVFEADGGVSFHFHEVIGARMAKARLKALRYDKATIEDVSRLVELHLRFHGYAEGAWTDSAVRRYVRDAGPLLERLHALTRSDSTTRNKRKALALQVAYDSLVERIEALRAQEEVDAIRPDLDGTQIMEVLGVPPGPVVGKAYKHLLELRMDNGPMAHDDAVAALQEWWAAQQ, from the coding sequence GTGCCTGTCGCCGCGTCCTCCCCTCCGCCCCCCGAGCCCTCCGACCCGTCGGCGGTGCGGCGCCGCGCGGTCGCCGAGCTGCTGCGCGCGACGCCGGTCACCGAGGACCTCGGCCGCCGGTTCGCCGCCGCCGGCCACGAGCTGGCCCTCGTCGGCGGATCGGTGCGCGACGCGCTGCTGGGCAGGCTGGGCACCGACCTCGACTTCACCACCGACGCCCGTCCCGAGCAGATCCTGGCGCTGGTGCGCCCGTGGGCCGACGCGGTCTGGGACGTCGGCATCGCCTTCGGCACCGTCGGTGCCCGCAAGGACGGCTGGGACTGCGAGATCACGACCTACCGCGCCGAGAAGTACGACCGCGAGTCGCGCAAGCCCGAGGTCTCCTTCGGCGACTCGCTCGAGGACGACCTGCGCCGTCGCGACTTCCGGGTCAACGCCATGGCGGTCGCCCTGCCTGGCACGACCTTCGTCGACCCCTTCGACGGGTTCGCCGACGTCGCCGAGCGCATCCTGCGCACGCCCGGCACGCCGGAGGAGTCCTTCGACGACGACCCGCTGCGCATGATGCGGGCCGCGCGCTTCGCCTCGCAGATCGGCTTCGTGCCGGCCAACGACGTGGTCGCGGCGATGACCGCGATGTCCGACCGGCTCTCCATCGTGTCGGCCGAGCGGGTCCAGGCCGAGCTGACCAAGCTGCTGCTGGGCGACAGGCCGCGCCTGGGCCTCGGCCTCATGGTCGAGACGGGCCTGGCCGACCAGGTGCTGCCCGAGCTGCCCGCGCTCGCCCTCGAGATCGACGAGCACCACCGCCACAAGGACGTCTACGAGCACACGCTGACCGTGCTCGAGCAGGCGATCGCGCTCGAGGGGTCGCTGCCGGGCGGTGGGCCCGACCTCGTGCTGCGCCTGGCCGCCCTGCTGCACGACATCGGCAAGCCGCGCACCCGCGTCTTCGAGGCCGACGGCGGGGTGAGCTTCCACTTCCACGAGGTGATCGGCGCCCGCATGGCGAAGGCGCGGCTCAAGGCGCTGCGCTACGACAAGGCGACGATCGAGGACGTCTCGCGCCTGGTCGAGCTGCACCTGCGCTTCCACGGCTACGCCGAGGGCGCCTGGACCGACTCGGCCGTGCGCCGCTACGTCCGCGACGCCGGCCCGCTGCTCGAGCGGCTCCACGCGCTGACCCGCTCGGACTCCACGACCCGCAACAAGCGCAAGGCCCTCGCCCTGCAGGTGGCCTACGACTCCCTCGTCGAGCGCATCGAGGCGCTGCGCGCCCAGGAGGAGGTCGACGCGATCCGCCCCGACCTCGACGGCACGCAGATCATGGAGGTCCTGGGCGTGCCCCCGGGCCCGGTCGTCGGCAAGGCCTACAAGCACCTGCTCGAGCTGCGCATGGACAACGGGCCGATGGCGCACGACGACGCCGTCGCGGCGCTGCAGGAGTGGTGGGCGGCGCAGCAGTAG
- a CDS encoding MFS transporter has translation MPSPGSFLGDLADVLRSRRFRRLFATRLTAQSADGMTTVALTSFVFFSPERQATATDAALAFAATLLPYSLVGPFAGVLLDRWRRQRILARASLLKAALVLVLGACVAADYAGVGLYATGLVILSVNRFYLSALSAALPHVVPPRELVMANSVSTTSGTASSLIGAGLAFGLRTLLGGGDGAQAGVLVGAAVLSCAAAAVASRIPRDELGPDEVNVPAPLGHALRVVARGMADGAAHVAATRPAFRALSAIAAHRFVYGLWTVATLLLYRNTLHDPSDTDAALAGLAQVVAASGVGYFLAAVLTPEVTTRIRKSTWVALLLALAAVAQAAASLLPVAHPTVVATALVLGISAQGVKICVDTVVQQSVEDAFRGRVFSLYDTVFNVTFVSAAVAAAVLVPTGGHSTALSWLMALAYAAAAAAYAVVTRRTPHPVEGRAAAVAAAV, from the coding sequence ATGCCGAGTCCGGGGTCCTTCCTGGGTGACCTCGCCGACGTGCTGCGCAGCAGGCGGTTCCGCCGGCTGTTCGCGACCCGGCTGACCGCCCAGTCGGCCGACGGCATGACGACCGTCGCGCTGACCTCGTTCGTCTTCTTCTCCCCCGAGCGCCAGGCCACCGCCACCGACGCGGCCCTCGCCTTCGCGGCCACCCTGCTGCCCTACAGCCTGGTCGGGCCGTTCGCCGGGGTGCTGCTCGACCGCTGGCGCCGCCAGCGCATCCTCGCCCGGGCCAGCCTGCTCAAGGCCGCCCTCGTGCTGGTGCTCGGCGCGTGCGTCGCGGCCGACTACGCCGGCGTCGGGCTCTACGCCACCGGCCTGGTCATCCTGTCGGTCAACCGGTTCTACCTCTCGGCCCTGTCGGCCGCACTGCCGCACGTCGTGCCGCCCCGCGAGCTGGTCATGGCCAACAGCGTCTCGACGACCTCCGGCACCGCCAGCTCGCTCATCGGTGCGGGGCTCGCGTTCGGGCTGCGGACCCTGCTCGGCGGCGGCGACGGGGCGCAGGCCGGCGTGCTGGTCGGGGCAGCGGTCCTGTCCTGCGCCGCGGCGGCGGTCGCCTCCCGGATCCCGCGCGACGAGCTGGGTCCCGACGAGGTCAACGTGCCCGCGCCGCTCGGGCACGCGCTGCGCGTCGTGGCGCGAGGGATGGCCGACGGCGCCGCGCACGTCGCGGCCACGCGGCCGGCCTTCCGCGCGCTGAGCGCGATCGCCGCGCACCGCTTCGTCTACGGCCTGTGGACGGTCGCGACCCTGCTGCTCTACCGCAACACGCTGCACGACCCGAGCGACACCGACGCCGCGCTCGCGGGGCTCGCCCAGGTGGTCGCCGCCAGTGGAGTGGGCTACTTCCTCGCCGCGGTGCTGACGCCCGAGGTGACCACCCGCATCCGCAAGAGCACGTGGGTGGCGCTGCTGCTCGCCCTCGCCGCCGTGGCGCAGGCCGCCGCCTCGCTGCTCCCGGTCGCGCACCCGACGGTCGTCGCCACCGCGCTCGTGCTCGGCATCTCGGCACAGGGAGTGAAGATCTGCGTCGACACGGTCGTCCAGCAGTCGGTCGAGGACGCCTTCCGAGGCCGGGTGTTCTCCCTCTACGACACCGTCTTCAACGTCACCTTCGTGTCGGCCGCTGTCGCGGCGGCCGTACTCGTCCCCACCGGCGGGCACAGCACGGCGCTGTCGTGGCTGATGGCCCTCGCCTACGCAGCGGCAGCAGCGGCGTACGCGGTGGTGACCCGCCGCACGCCGCACCCGGTCGAGGGGCGGGCGGCTGCGGTCGCCGCCGCGGTCTGA